Proteins from one Streptomyces roseifaciens genomic window:
- a CDS encoding SDR family NAD(P)-dependent oxidoreductase has translation MKRFTDKTVLITGGTSGMGFATARRLLDEGAYVVITGRDQARLDAAVARLGAGPERVLAVRADVASQADLDHLMRRTEAWRGHLDAVFANAGVGVFKPSAEITEADFDHVVDVNFKGVFFTVHKALPLMRDGGAVVINASWTLYRGLSVASVYSASKAAVHNLARTLGADLAPRGIRVNSVSPGYIDTEMYREANPAPDAEARNAAEVPLGSLGRPGDIAAAVAFLASDDASYITGQDLVIDGGLVGSVPAAIQG, from the coding sequence ATGAAGCGATTCACCGACAAGACGGTCCTGATCACCGGCGGCACCAGCGGCATGGGCTTCGCCACCGCACGACGGCTCCTCGACGAGGGCGCGTACGTCGTCATCACCGGGCGCGACCAGGCGCGCCTCGACGCCGCCGTCGCCCGGCTCGGCGCCGGCCCCGAGCGTGTTCTCGCCGTCCGCGCGGACGTGGCCTCGCAGGCCGACCTCGATCACCTCATGCGGCGGACGGAGGCCTGGCGCGGTCACCTCGACGCGGTCTTCGCCAACGCGGGCGTCGGGGTGTTCAAGCCGAGCGCCGAGATCACCGAGGCCGACTTCGACCACGTCGTCGACGTCAATTTCAAGGGCGTCTTCTTCACCGTCCACAAGGCGCTGCCGCTGATGCGGGACGGCGGTGCCGTCGTCATCAACGCCTCCTGGACCCTGTACCGCGGGCTGTCCGTGGCGTCCGTCTACTCCGCCAGCAAGGCCGCCGTCCACAACCTGGCCCGTACGCTGGGCGCAGACCTCGCCCCCCGCGGCATCAGGGTCAACTCCGTCAGCCCCGGTTACATCGACACCGAGATGTACCGGGAGGCGAACCCCGCCCCCGACGCCGAGGCGCGCAACGCCGCGGAGGTGCCCCTGGGCTCCCTCGGTCGCCCCGGCGACATCGCGGCGGCCGTGGCATTCCTCGCTTCGGACGACGCCTCCTACATCACCGGCCAGGACCTCGTCATCGACGGCGGCCTCGTCGGTTCCGTGCCCGCAGCGATCCAGGGGTGA
- a CDS encoding PLP-dependent aminotransferase family protein: MIASEVRALFAVAARPEVVSLAGGMPNVAALPLETVSAVMADLVLQQGTVALQYGSAQGVRSLRESICDVMALEGITAAPDDVVVTSGSQQALDLVARIFLDPGDTVVTEAPTYVTAINTFAAYQARIAHVPMDGDGVVPEALADTFARLHAEGRAPKLFYTVPTFQNPAGVTLSAARRHQVLEVCRRAGVLILEDNPYGLLRYDGEPVRALRADAARGHDVVYLGSFSKTFAAGLRVGWALAPAAVRDKLVLAAESAILSQSPFTQLAVDRYLRTQPWPDQIKVFREMYRERRDAMLDALTAYMPPGVTWTTPAGGFFVWATLPEGLGLDAKAMLPRATGARVAYVPGAGFFADGSGRANMRLSFCYPPPERIREGVRRLGVVIADEIALRDTFADALDTGGGVRPGHSPVRRAPVPELP; this comes from the coding sequence ATGATCGCCTCCGAAGTGCGGGCCCTGTTCGCCGTGGCGGCCCGACCGGAGGTGGTGTCACTGGCCGGAGGGATGCCGAACGTCGCCGCGCTGCCGCTGGAGACCGTCAGCGCCGTGATGGCCGACCTCGTCCTGCAGCAGGGGACGGTCGCCCTTCAATACGGCTCCGCGCAAGGCGTCCGGTCGTTACGCGAGAGCATCTGCGACGTCATGGCCCTCGAAGGCATCACCGCCGCACCGGACGACGTGGTCGTCACCAGCGGCTCACAGCAGGCCCTGGACCTGGTCGCCAGGATCTTCCTCGACCCGGGCGACACGGTGGTCACCGAGGCCCCCACCTACGTGACGGCGATCAACACCTTCGCCGCGTACCAGGCCCGTATCGCCCACGTCCCGATGGACGGTGACGGAGTCGTCCCCGAGGCCCTGGCCGACACCTTCGCCCGTCTGCACGCCGAAGGGCGCGCCCCCAAACTCTTCTACACCGTGCCGACGTTCCAGAACCCCGCCGGAGTTACTCTCTCGGCCGCGCGGCGGCACCAGGTCCTCGAAGTCTGCCGCCGGGCCGGGGTGCTGATCCTGGAGGACAATCCGTACGGGCTGCTGCGCTACGACGGCGAGCCGGTGCGCGCCCTGCGCGCCGACGCGGCCCGCGGCCACGACGTGGTCTACCTCGGTTCGTTCTCCAAGACCTTCGCCGCGGGGCTGCGCGTCGGCTGGGCCCTCGCGCCCGCCGCCGTCCGGGACAAACTGGTCCTGGCGGCCGAGTCCGCGATCCTGTCCCAGTCCCCGTTCACCCAGCTCGCCGTCGACCGCTACCTGCGCACGCAGCCCTGGCCGGACCAGATCAAGGTGTTCCGGGAGATGTACCGCGAACGCCGCGACGCCATGCTCGACGCCCTCACCGCGTACATGCCCCCGGGCGTGACCTGGACGACCCCGGCCGGAGGCTTCTTCGTCTGGGCCACCCTCCCCGAAGGGCTGGGGCTGGACGCCAAGGCCATGCTGCCGCGGGCGACCGGCGCCCGCGTCGCCTACGTACCCGGCGCGGGCTTCTTCGCCGACGGCAGCGGCCGGGCGAACATGCGCCTGTCGTTCTGCTACCCGCCGCCGGAGCGGATCCGCGAAGGGGTCCGGCGGCTGGGCGTCGTCATCGCCGATGAGATCGCGCTCCGGGACACGTTCGCCGACGCCCTCGACACCGGTGGCGGCGTACGCCCCGGCCACTCCCCCGTCCGACGGGCTCCGGTCCCCGAACTGCCCTGA
- a CDS encoding erythromycin esterase family protein, whose translation MTHASLRRSIAPAAALTLAFTALLGPAAAGAAAAASPAGQAAVRPTASDRDVVAGLERYAHPLRTAEPGGPAGDLAAFATMTRGASIVGFGEASHGSKEVFTVKDRLFRQLVQREGFSAYAMEISWSAATRLNTYLLTGKGDVRQIMREEFQDGYSLLNTEELAQLFDWMREYNRTGSHKIRVVGMDFSDADPEQYERILTWAEGNEPALAPELRRHYAALRALPTGVAARMAAYNALPLAERKAIAKDAEAAYQLLSKAGKQDPRVLQEARVISHMATEYTVDWSDPAQAKAASRHRDRTMAETAVWWQRQTGERIVVSAHNGHVSYESAVPEYYPVTMGADLRELAGRDYLAVGTSFYGGDYRAKTATGESGTYSVGPAAPGSNEYTLDKVRHRDFYVDLRAAGRNPAVKSWLDTERPTFVVPGRYPNDPTPPLALGRAFDVVVHLHHVRASVAVPPQPK comes from the coding sequence ATGACACACGCATCATTGCGCCGTTCCATAGCGCCGGCAGCGGCCCTGACCCTCGCCTTCACCGCACTCCTGGGCCCGGCCGCCGCCGGCGCGGCCGCGGCCGCTTCCCCCGCCGGGCAGGCCGCCGTTCGCCCGACCGCCTCGGACCGCGACGTGGTCGCCGGTCTGGAGCGCTACGCCCACCCGCTGCGTACCGCCGAGCCCGGCGGGCCGGCGGGCGACCTGGCCGCGTTCGCCACGATGACCCGCGGTGCGTCCATCGTCGGCTTCGGCGAGGCCTCGCACGGCTCGAAGGAAGTGTTCACGGTGAAGGACCGGCTGTTCAGGCAGCTGGTCCAGCGCGAGGGCTTCTCCGCCTACGCCATGGAGATCAGCTGGTCGGCGGCCACGCGGCTGAACACGTACCTCCTCACCGGCAAGGGCGACGTCCGGCAGATCATGCGTGAGGAGTTCCAGGACGGATACTCCCTGCTCAACACGGAGGAGCTCGCCCAGCTGTTCGACTGGATGCGGGAGTACAACCGCACCGGCTCGCACAAGATCCGGGTCGTGGGCATGGACTTCTCCGACGCCGACCCGGAGCAGTACGAGCGCATCCTCACCTGGGCGGAGGGCAACGAGCCCGCCCTCGCCCCCGAACTCCGCCGCCACTACGCCGCACTGCGCGCCCTGCCCACCGGGGTGGCCGCGCGCATGGCCGCGTACAACGCCCTGCCGCTCGCCGAACGGAAGGCGATCGCGAAGGACGCGGAGGCCGCGTACCAGCTGCTCTCCAAGGCCGGAAAGCAGGATCCCCGGGTGCTGCAGGAGGCCCGGGTCATCTCGCACATGGCCACGGAGTACACCGTGGACTGGAGCGACCCGGCCCAGGCGAAGGCCGCAAGCCGCCACCGCGACCGGACCATGGCGGAGACCGCCGTGTGGTGGCAGCGGCAGACCGGCGAGCGGATCGTGGTCTCGGCCCACAACGGTCACGTCTCCTACGAGTCCGCGGTGCCCGAGTACTACCCGGTCACGATGGGCGCGGACCTGCGCGAGCTCGCGGGCCGCGACTACCTCGCCGTGGGCACCTCCTTCTACGGCGGCGACTACCGCGCCAAGACGGCGACGGGCGAGTCGGGAACCTACAGCGTCGGCCCGGCCGCGCCCGGCAGCAACGAGTACACCCTCGACAAGGTGCGCCACCGCGACTTCTACGTCGACCTCCGCGCGGCCGGCCGCAACCCGGCCGTCAAGAGCTGGCTGGACACCGAGCGCCCCACGTTCGTCGTCCCCGGTCGGTACCCCAACGACCCGACGCCGCCGCTCGCTCTCGGACGCGCCTTCGACGTCGTGGTGCACCTGCACCACGTACGGGCGTCCGTGGCCGTGCCGCCGCAGCCGAAGTAA
- a CDS encoding cytochrome P450 translates to MECPRLYDVTDLPALEFDPFLWKSLKDAPVSRIRLPHGEGDCWLVTRHADVRFVTSDRRFSRDIVGRSVPKMTKHFIPLDRAVSFVDPPDHARVRAVVAPAFTQRRMDLLRPRAQAVLDRLVDGLLEAGRPADVIRHVTSPFPLEVISELLGIPEADRTRVRDWAQILLSRASDHAAAERAKQVQQAARAYFRELAALRRAEPRDDLMSAMVAAVDEGRIDEEELLALATLMGLNGWHAVRNNASNMVYALLTEKGLLDRLQSEPALVPQAVEELLRWIPHKHGVGQPRIATEDVEVGGVLIRQGEFVYVSYVAANWDEQVYPDPGRIDVDRQGPPHVAFGHGPHFCVGPMLARMESELLLATLARRLPTMRLATPQTQVRWQTEVLIRGPVDLPVTW, encoded by the coding sequence ATGGAATGTCCGCGGCTGTACGACGTCACCGATCTACCGGCACTGGAATTCGACCCCTTCCTCTGGAAATCGCTGAAAGACGCCCCGGTTTCCCGGATCCGGCTACCGCACGGCGAAGGTGACTGCTGGCTCGTTACCCGGCACGCCGACGTGCGGTTCGTCACCTCGGACCGGCGGTTCAGCCGGGACATCGTCGGGCGGTCCGTCCCGAAGATGACCAAGCACTTCATCCCGCTCGACAGGGCCGTCAGCTTCGTGGACCCGCCCGATCACGCACGCGTGCGCGCGGTGGTGGCCCCTGCCTTCACCCAGCGCCGCATGGACCTGCTGCGCCCTCGCGCCCAGGCCGTCCTCGACCGCCTGGTCGACGGATTGCTCGAAGCCGGTCGGCCCGCCGACGTCATTCGCCACGTCACCTCGCCGTTTCCCCTGGAGGTGATCAGCGAGCTGCTCGGCATCCCGGAGGCCGACCGTACCCGCGTGCGGGACTGGGCCCAGATCCTGCTGTCGAGGGCGTCGGACCACGCAGCGGCCGAGCGCGCCAAGCAGGTGCAGCAAGCGGCCAGGGCGTACTTCCGCGAACTGGCCGCCCTGCGCCGGGCCGAGCCCCGGGACGATCTGATGAGCGCGATGGTGGCCGCCGTCGACGAAGGCCGCATCGACGAGGAGGAGCTCCTTGCGCTGGCCACCCTCATGGGGCTCAACGGCTGGCACGCGGTCCGCAACAACGCCTCCAACATGGTGTACGCGCTGCTCACCGAGAAGGGACTGCTGGACAGGCTGCAGTCCGAACCCGCGCTGGTGCCGCAGGCGGTGGAGGAGTTGCTGCGCTGGATCCCGCACAAGCACGGGGTCGGGCAGCCGCGGATCGCCACCGAGGACGTCGAAGTGGGCGGCGTCCTGATCCGTCAGGGGGAGTTCGTCTACGTCTCCTACGTCGCGGCCAACTGGGACGAGCAGGTCTACCCCGATCCCGGTCGCATCGACGTGGACCGTCAAGGCCCGCCGCACGTCGCCTTCGGGCACGGACCGCACTTCTGCGTAGGCCCCATGCTCGCCCGCATGGAGTCGGAGCTGCTGCTGGCCACCCTGGCCCGCCGACTGCCCACGATGCGGCTGGCCACGCCGCAGACACAGGTGCGGTGGCAGACCGAGGTGTTGATCCGGGGGCCGGTCGACCTGCCGGTCACCTGGTAG
- a CDS encoding threonine synthase, translating to MTTSMTAGDSLATSQRSLGDPEVRHPLWPPLVAGCPTTSTDTIAHPLEVDYAYDKASPALFTGADSNTGSSRGAGHNRWAPLLPPLLAPGLGEGGTPLIDIGDGVFVKDESRNPTWSHKDRLNRVTAGAAVGVGASGIVVASSGNHGASAAAYAARAGLRCVVLASADMPPAVASFLNAYGAVVLPVPAADRWPLMRLIVDRTGLHPVSNLAVTHTGHPFGAEGYKTVAYEIFADLGVPSAVFVPTGYGELLFGVWKGFTELHRLGLAESVPRIHACEPALGGPLHAALRQGVPAVRVDVGESDAYGIDCAVGSIRGVLAVRGSGGSALLVSDEQMRAAQAELAGHGLWAELSAAAGLAGLRSAGPGVEREGPVVCISTSSGFKDRGVGASPELATPVDPSWEEVSRRLRAAGIRD from the coding sequence ATGACCACGTCGATGACTGCAGGAGATTCGCTAGCCACCAGCCAACGATCCCTGGGCGACCCGGAGGTCCGCCACCCGCTGTGGCCGCCGCTGGTCGCGGGGTGCCCCACCACGAGCACCGACACGATCGCCCACCCGCTGGAGGTGGATTACGCATACGACAAGGCCAGTCCGGCGCTGTTCACCGGTGCGGACTCCAACACCGGCTCCAGCCGCGGCGCAGGTCACAACCGGTGGGCCCCGCTGCTGCCCCCGCTGCTGGCCCCCGGACTCGGGGAAGGCGGCACCCCGCTGATCGACATCGGGGACGGGGTCTTCGTCAAGGACGAGTCCCGCAACCCCACATGGAGCCACAAGGACCGGCTCAACCGGGTCACCGCCGGCGCCGCCGTCGGCGTCGGGGCGAGCGGCATCGTCGTCGCCTCCTCCGGAAACCACGGCGCGTCCGCCGCCGCGTACGCGGCGCGTGCCGGGCTGCGCTGCGTCGTGCTCGCATCCGCGGACATGCCGCCCGCGGTCGCCTCCTTCCTCAACGCCTACGGGGCGGTGGTCCTGCCTGTGCCCGCTGCCGACCGCTGGCCGCTGATGCGGCTCATCGTCGACCGCACCGGCCTGCATCCGGTCAGCAACCTCGCGGTGACCCACACCGGTCACCCCTTCGGCGCCGAGGGCTACAAGACCGTCGCGTACGAGATCTTCGCCGACCTCGGCGTCCCCTCGGCGGTGTTCGTGCCCACCGGCTACGGCGAACTGCTCTTCGGCGTCTGGAAGGGGTTCACGGAACTGCACCGCCTCGGCCTGGCGGAGAGCGTCCCGCGCATCCACGCCTGCGAGCCCGCCCTCGGCGGCCCGCTCCACGCCGCCCTGCGCCAAGGGGTCCCGGCCGTCCGGGTCGACGTCGGCGAGTCGGACGCGTACGGCATCGACTGCGCGGTCGGCAGCATCCGGGGCGTACTGGCCGTGCGCGGGAGCGGCGGCAGCGCGCTGCTGGTCAGCGACGAGCAGATGCGGGCCGCCCAGGCGGAGCTGGCCGGCCACGGCCTGTGGGCGGAGCTCTCGGCCGCCGCGGGGCTCGCCGGCCTGCGCAGCGCGGGGCCGGGGGTGGAGCGGGAGGGGCCGGTCGTCTGCATCTCCACGTCCAGCGGCTTCAAGGATCGCGGCGTGGGTGCATCGCCGGAACTCGCCACGCCCGTCGACCCCTCCTGGGAAGAGGTGTCCCGGCGGCTGCGCGCCGCAGGAATCCGTGACTGA
- a CDS encoding AraC family transcriptional regulator, giving the protein MDVVSDALSAVRLGRPFSDRVRASGSWCVRMPPYDGAGFHVVLEGACWLLADGDSPISLGAGDAVLLPHGTGHVLADSALDAAAVEKAVPFEQWRDGPGARAGTGRGDMEMLCGKYRLDRSRVHPLMAELPKVVHLPNRAGSHPELRAAIGLLGGELDERRPGSYTALPSLLDLLLVYMIRSWMAESTTGAWPGALSDDVTAAALRALHADPAAPWTNERLAAAAGVSRPTLARRFTAMVGRPPMAYLTWWRLTFAATLLRDTPDTLATVARRVGYGSPYALSHAFNREFGTTPGRYREQLQGGR; this is encoded by the coding sequence ATGGACGTGGTCAGCGACGCACTCTCCGCCGTACGCCTCGGACGCCCCTTCTCCGACCGGGTGCGGGCGAGCGGCAGCTGGTGCGTGCGCATGCCGCCGTACGACGGGGCCGGGTTCCACGTCGTCCTGGAGGGCGCCTGCTGGCTGCTGGCCGACGGAGACTCCCCGATCTCCCTCGGCGCCGGTGACGCGGTGCTGCTGCCGCACGGTACGGGCCATGTGCTCGCCGATTCCGCACTCGATGCGGCGGCCGTGGAGAAGGCGGTGCCGTTCGAGCAGTGGCGCGACGGACCCGGTGCGCGAGCCGGCACCGGTCGCGGCGACATGGAGATGCTGTGCGGCAAGTACCGGCTCGACCGCAGCCGCGTGCACCCGCTGATGGCGGAACTGCCGAAGGTCGTCCACCTGCCGAACCGCGCGGGCAGCCACCCCGAACTCCGTGCCGCCATCGGCCTGCTGGGCGGCGAGCTGGACGAACGGCGGCCCGGTTCGTACACGGCTCTGCCGAGCCTGCTCGACCTCCTCCTCGTCTACATGATCCGCTCCTGGATGGCCGAGAGCACGACCGGAGCCTGGCCCGGCGCACTGAGCGACGACGTGACGGCCGCCGCCCTGCGCGCGCTCCACGCGGACCCGGCCGCGCCGTGGACCAACGAGCGCCTGGCCGCCGCGGCGGGCGTCTCCCGGCCCACCCTGGCCCGCCGGTTCACCGCCATGGTCGGCCGCCCGCCGATGGCGTACCTGACGTGGTGGCGCCTGACCTTCGCCGCCACCCTGCTCCGCGACACCCCGGATACGCTCGCCACCGTCGCCCGCCGCGTCGGCTACGGCAGCCCGTACGCGCTCTCGCACGCCTTCAACAGGGAGTTCGGGACGACGCCGGGCCGGTATCGGGAACAACTACAGGGTGGTCGTTGA
- a CDS encoding MBL fold metallo-hydrolase, which yields MKSEDAQSENVQGENVQSMVLGDVEVIRVVEWQGPLLPARGLVPESAAGTWKDNEDWLAPDHWEPHSDRAVSALQSWVLRSGGRTVLVDTGVGNGRERPDSPHFHHWQGDFLGRLAQAGIHPEDVDVVVNTHLHVDHVGWNTTGVGVGAGVGAEGEWIPTFPNAEYLIPAADDFHYGPDNGYGNGLREEDRLLYEDSIAPIHRAGRAVLWEGAHRIDDHLTLEPAPGHTPGSSVLRLTSGTDRAVFVGDLLHSPVQILQPSCNSCFCLDQDQAAASRRRILERAAAERELVLPAHLGGAGAMEVRKEGDGFALERWAVYDKA from the coding sequence ATGAAGAGCGAGGATGCGCAGAGCGAGAACGTGCAGGGCGAGAACGTGCAGAGCATGGTGCTCGGGGATGTCGAGGTCATCCGGGTCGTCGAGTGGCAGGGCCCGCTCCTGCCGGCCCGCGGCCTCGTCCCGGAGTCCGCCGCCGGGACGTGGAAGGACAACGAGGACTGGCTGGCGCCGGACCACTGGGAGCCGCACAGCGACAGAGCGGTATCGGCGCTGCAGAGCTGGGTGCTGCGCAGCGGCGGGCGTACCGTCCTCGTCGACACCGGCGTGGGCAACGGGCGCGAGCGGCCCGACTCCCCGCATTTCCACCACTGGCAGGGCGACTTCCTGGGCCGGCTGGCACAGGCCGGTATCCACCCGGAGGACGTCGACGTCGTCGTCAACACCCATCTCCACGTCGATCACGTCGGCTGGAACACCACGGGCGTGGGCGTGGGCGCAGGCGTAGGCGCCGAGGGGGAGTGGATACCGACCTTCCCCAATGCCGAATACCTCATCCCGGCCGCCGACGACTTCCACTACGGCCCGGACAACGGATACGGGAACGGGCTGCGGGAGGAGGACCGGCTGCTCTACGAGGACAGCATTGCGCCCATTCACAGGGCCGGCCGGGCCGTGCTGTGGGAAGGCGCCCACCGCATCGACGACCACCTCACGCTGGAGCCCGCGCCCGGCCACACACCGGGCTCGTCCGTCCTGCGGCTGACCTCCGGGACCGACCGGGCCGTCTTCGTCGGCGACCTGCTGCACAGCCCGGTGCAGATCCTCCAGCCCTCCTGCAACAGCTGCTTCTGCCTCGACCAGGACCAGGCGGCGGCCAGCCGCCGCCGAATCCTGGAACGGGCCGCAGCCGAACGCGAACTGGTCCTCCCTGCGCACCTCGGCGGGGCGGGTGCCATGGAAGTCCGCAAGGAGGGTGACGGGTTCGCTCTGGAACGGTGGGCGGTCTACGACAAGGCGTAG
- a CDS encoding arsenate reductase ArsC, with amino-acid sequence MSESRKPSVLFVCVHNAGRSQMGAAFLTHLGAGRVDVRSAGSAPAETVNPAVVEAMREVGIDISAETPKVLTVEAVQSSDVVITMGCGDACPYFPGKRYLDWKLDDPAGQGVDAVRPIRDDIEHRVRVLLTELGVQARA; translated from the coding sequence GTGTCCGAGTCCCGTAAGCCCTCGGTGCTGTTCGTCTGCGTCCACAACGCCGGACGCTCCCAGATGGGCGCCGCCTTCCTCACCCACCTCGGCGCAGGCCGCGTCGACGTCCGCTCCGCCGGCTCGGCGCCCGCCGAGACCGTCAACCCCGCCGTCGTCGAAGCCATGCGGGAGGTCGGCATCGACATCTCGGCCGAGACTCCGAAGGTGCTCACGGTGGAGGCGGTGCAGTCGTCGGACGTGGTGATCACCATGGGCTGCGGCGACGCCTGCCCGTACTTCCCCGGCAAGCGCTACCTGGACTGGAAGCTCGACGACCCGGCCGGCCAGGGCGTCGACGCGGTCCGCCCGATCCGCGACGACATCGAACACCGCGTCCGGGTCCTGCTCACCGAACTCGGCGTCCAGGCCCGCGCATGA
- the arsB gene encoding ACR3 family arsenite efflux transporter — MTRASTAPVAARLSFLDRYLAVWILAAMGAGLGLGRLVPGLGDALAKVTVTGVSLPIALGLLVMMYPVLAKVRYDRLDAVTRDRRLLVPSLVINWIVGPAVMFALAWLFLPDLPEYRTGLIIVGLARCIAMVIIWNDLACGDREAAAVLVALNSVFQVIAFSALGWFYLSFLPDRLGLESTGLDASVWEIARSVLIFLGIPLAAGYLTRRLGEKAKGRTWYEAKLIPRIGPYALYGLLFTIVVLFALQGEAITSQPWDVARIALPLLVYFAVMWAGSMALGRAVGLDYPRTTTLAFTAAGNNFELAIAVAIATFGATSGQALAGVVGPLIEVPVLIGLVHVALAARRRCFPHPATGPSAAAPEGSARVRVP, encoded by the coding sequence GTGACCCGCGCGAGCACCGCCCCCGTGGCGGCCCGGCTGTCCTTCCTCGACCGCTACCTCGCGGTGTGGATCCTGGCCGCGATGGGTGCCGGTCTCGGCCTGGGCCGCCTCGTCCCCGGGCTGGGGGACGCATTGGCGAAGGTCACCGTCACCGGCGTCTCGCTGCCGATCGCGCTCGGCCTGCTCGTGATGATGTACCCGGTGCTGGCCAAGGTCCGCTACGACCGCCTCGACGCCGTCACCCGCGACCGCCGCCTCCTCGTCCCGTCGCTGGTGATCAACTGGATCGTCGGCCCGGCGGTGATGTTCGCCCTGGCCTGGCTGTTCCTGCCGGACCTGCCCGAGTACCGCACGGGCCTGATCATCGTGGGTCTCGCCCGGTGCATCGCGATGGTGATCATCTGGAACGACCTTGCCTGCGGCGACCGCGAGGCCGCCGCCGTCCTGGTCGCGCTCAACAGCGTCTTCCAGGTGATCGCGTTCTCCGCGCTCGGCTGGTTCTACCTCTCCTTCCTGCCCGACCGGCTCGGGCTGGAGAGCACGGGCCTGGACGCGTCCGTATGGGAGATCGCCCGCTCCGTGCTGATCTTCCTCGGCATCCCGCTCGCCGCCGGCTACCTCACCCGCCGCCTGGGCGAGAAGGCCAAGGGCCGCACCTGGTACGAGGCGAAGCTGATCCCCCGCATCGGCCCGTACGCCCTCTACGGACTGCTGTTCACGATCGTCGTGCTCTTCGCCCTCCAGGGCGAGGCGATCACCTCGCAGCCCTGGGACGTGGCCCGGATCGCGCTGCCGCTGCTCGTCTACTTCGCCGTCATGTGGGCCGGATCCATGGCCCTGGGCCGCGCCGTCGGCCTGGACTATCCGCGGACGACGACACTGGCGTTCACCGCCGCCGGCAACAACTTCGAGCTCGCCATCGCGGTCGCCATCGCCACCTTCGGCGCCACCTCCGGCCAGGCCCTCGCCGGGGTCGTCGGGCCCCTCATCGAGGTCCCCGTCCTCATCGGCCTCGTCCACGTCGCGCTGGCCGCCCGCCGCCGCTGCTTCCCCCACCCTGCCACCGGCCCGTCGGCCGCCGCCCCGGAAGGTTCCGCCCGTGTCCGAGTCCCGTAA
- a CDS encoding ArsR/SmtB family transcription factor, producing the protein MSNQEFVVLGQDGPDGCCPGLLTAPLAEDQAAELAKVFKALGDPVRLRLLSMIASRAGGEVCVCDLTPAFDLSQPTVSHHLKLLREAGLIASERRGTWVFYRLLPEMTDRLAGILTRPAGQPLPEPAEALS; encoded by the coding sequence ATGTCGAATCAAGAGTTCGTGGTGCTCGGGCAGGACGGCCCCGACGGCTGCTGCCCCGGCCTGCTGACCGCCCCGCTGGCCGAGGACCAGGCCGCCGAGCTGGCGAAGGTCTTCAAGGCCCTGGGCGATCCGGTCCGGCTCCGGCTGCTGTCGATGATCGCCTCCCGGGCGGGCGGCGAGGTGTGCGTCTGCGACCTCACCCCCGCGTTCGACCTGTCCCAGCCGACGGTCTCCCACCACCTCAAGCTCCTGCGCGAGGCCGGCCTGATCGCCTCCGAGCGGCGCGGGACGTGGGTGTTCTACCGGCTGCTGCCGGAGATGACCGACCGGCTCGCCGGGATCCTCACCCGCCCCGCCGGGCAGCCCCTGCCCGAGCCGGCCGAAGCTCTCTCGTGA
- a CDS encoding ArsI/CadI family heavy metal resistance metalloenzyme, giving the protein MPRIQLALNVADLEASVTFYSKLFGVEPAKRRPGYANFAIAEPPLKLVLIEGEPGQDTRLDHLGVEVESTEAVTAAADRLKESGLATFEENDTSCCYALQDKVWVHGPGREPWEVYVVKADAATLGKSPGPNDGDACCAGSEASESSKAETETEASVGCGCGS; this is encoded by the coding sequence ATGCCCCGTATTCAGCTGGCCCTCAACGTCGCCGACCTCGAAGCGTCGGTGACCTTCTACTCCAAGCTCTTCGGCGTCGAACCGGCCAAGCGCCGGCCCGGCTACGCGAACTTCGCCATCGCCGAGCCCCCGCTGAAGCTCGTCCTGATCGAGGGCGAGCCCGGTCAGGACACCCGCCTGGACCACCTGGGCGTCGAGGTCGAGAGCACCGAAGCGGTCACGGCCGCCGCCGATCGCCTCAAGGAATCCGGCCTGGCCACCTTCGAGGAGAACGACACCTCCTGCTGCTACGCCCTCCAGGACAAGGTCTGGGTCCACGGCCCCGGCCGCGAACCCTGGGAGGTCTACGTCGTCAAGGCCGACGCCGCCACCCTCGGCAAGAGCCCCGGCCCGAACGACGGCGACGCCTGCTGCGCGGGCTCGGAGGCGAGCGAGAGCAGCAAGGCGGAGACGGAGACGGAGGCGTCTGTCGGCTGTGGCTGCGGCAGCTGA